One genomic window of Clostridioides sp. ES-S-0054-01 includes the following:
- a CDS encoding GNAT family N-acetyltransferase has product MNIKLNKWTLNDKESLISLCNLVDKKYLSNRIPSPYTKASADWWLNMVLEHDGKDGVFRSITVDENIVGNISIEQKSDVYEKDAEIGYLLLTSSWSNGIMTEAVKKICDIAFLELDIIRITGLVYEPNIASRRVLEKNNFSLEGIMKKAVVKNDKIYNLCIYGLTK; this is encoded by the coding sequence ATGAATATAAAATTAAATAAATGGACTTTAAATGATAAGGAAAGCCTTATATCACTATGTAATTTAGTTGATAAAAAATATCTTTCAAATAGGATTCCATCCCCATATACAAAAGCTAGTGCTGACTGGTGGTTAAATATGGTACTTGAGCATGATGGAAAAGATGGAGTATTTCGTTCAATTACAGTTGACGAAAATATTGTAGGCAATATTTCTATTGAACAAAAATCAGATGTTTATGAAAAAGATGCAGAAATTGGTTATCTACTTCTTACAAGTAGTTGGTCAAATGGAATTATGACAGAAGCTGTAAAGAAAATATGTGACATTGCTTTTTTAGAATTAGATATTATTCGTATCACTGGATTGGTTTATGAGCCAAACATTGCTTCTAGAAGAGTTTTAGAAAAGAACAATTTTTCATTAGAAGGCATTATGAAAAAAGCAGTTGTTAAAAATGATAAAATTTATAACCTTTGTATTTATGGATTAACTAAATAA
- a CDS encoding helix-turn-helix transcriptional regulator: protein MDIGEKIKRLRTEKQLTQEELANRCELSKGFISQLENNLTSPSIATLIDILEILGTNLREFFNEIDDERISFTKEDMFETEDEDLKYKLKWLIPNSQKNEMEPIIITLYPGGQYKEEKPHEGEEFGYVLAGSIYVHIGEKKNKVKKGESFYFRPRANHYISNEGKTTAKVIWVSTPPSF from the coding sequence ATGGATATAGGTGAAAAGATAAAAAGATTAAGAACAGAAAAACAACTGACCCAGGAGGAGTTAGCCAATAGATGTGAACTGTCAAAGGGATTTATTTCTCAATTAGAAAATAACTTAACATCACCATCCATAGCTACCCTTATAGATATACTTGAAATACTAGGTACAAATTTAAGGGAATTTTTTAATGAAATAGATGATGAAAGAATTAGTTTTACAAAAGAAGATATGTTTGAAACTGAAGACGAAGATTTAAAATATAAACTTAAGTGGTTAATTCCAAATTCACAAAAAAATGAAATGGAGCCAATAATAATAACATTGTATCCAGGAGGACAGTATAAAGAAGAAAAGCCACATGAAGGCGAAGAATTTGGATATGTATTAGCAGGCTCGATATATGTCCATATAGGCGAAAAGAAAAATAAGGTAAAAAAGGGAGAAAGCTTTTACTTTAGACCAAGAGCAAATCACTATATATCAAACGAAGGTAAAACGACAGCAAAAGTGATTTGGGTAAGTACGCCACCATCATTTTAG